From the genome of Desulfobaculum xiamenense, one region includes:
- the xerD gene encoding site-specific tyrosine recombinase XerD, translated as MMNTDNDMTACAKRPDAPASPDRGHPQVDAYLEHLLVVRGLSENSLAAYQADLAAFTAFLDDKRAAVGDVSQQDLSLYLFHMRRKGLTSRSLARHLSTLRGFFAWLEDEGLAHGNPSQYLENPKLPLKLPEVLSMEEMAALLERPRLEDKLGFRDRVMLELLYAGGLRVSELISLKPFDFDPQVGVLKVFGKGAKERLVPIHYAAQEFLETYLRHWRSMFSPKEDFIFLNRSGKGLSRQAVWKCVKRYATEAGITRDISPHTFRHSFATHLLEGGADLRTVQILLGHADITATEIYTHVQSGRLKRMHSQFHPRSNMRTRS; from the coding sequence ATGATGAATACCGACAATGACATGACCGCCTGCGCCAAGCGCCCGGATGCGCCCGCCTCCCCGGACCGGGGGCATCCGCAGGTCGATGCATATCTGGAACATCTGCTCGTGGTCCGGGGGCTTTCGGAAAATTCGCTGGCCGCATATCAGGCGGACCTCGCGGCGTTCACCGCCTTTCTGGACGACAAGCGCGCCGCCGTTGGCGACGTGAGCCAGCAGGACCTTTCGCTCTACCTCTTCCACATGCGCCGCAAGGGCCTGACGAGCCGCAGCCTCGCCCGGCACCTCTCCACCCTGCGCGGCTTCTTCGCGTGGCTGGAGGATGAAGGTCTCGCGCACGGCAACCCTTCGCAATATCTAGAGAATCCGAAACTCCCGCTCAAGCTGCCCGAAGTGCTCTCCATGGAGGAAATGGCGGCGCTGCTGGAGCGCCCACGCCTTGAGGACAAGCTCGGCTTCCGCGACAGGGTGATGCTCGAACTGCTCTACGCAGGCGGGCTGCGCGTGTCGGAACTCATAAGCCTCAAGCCTTTCGATTTCGACCCGCAGGTCGGCGTGCTCAAGGTCTTCGGCAAGGGCGCAAAGGAGCGGCTGGTGCCCATCCACTATGCCGCGCAGGAATTTCTGGAGACCTATCTCCGCCACTGGCGCAGCATGTTCTCGCCCAAGGAGGACTTCATCTTCCTGAACCGATCGGGCAAGGGACTTTCGCGGCAGGCCGTGTGGAAATGCGTGAAGCGCTACGCCACGGAGGCGGGCATCACGCGCGATATTTCGCCCCACACCTTCCGCCATTCCTTCGCCACCCACCTGCTGGAGGGCGGCGCGGACCTGCGCACGGTGCAGATACTGCTTGGCCACGCGGACATCACCGCCACGGAAATCTACACCCACGTGCAGAGCGGCCGGCTCAAGCGGATGCACAGCCAGTTCCACCCCCGCTCGAACATGCGAACGCGCTCCTAG
- a CDS encoding LL-diaminopimelate aminotransferase, producing MSDFKLARRVAELPPYLFARIDKVKKEVAARGVDIISLGIGDPDLPTPDFIIDALCEAARKPVNHRYPDYEGLESFRSSVAGWYGRRFGVDLDPKTEVVNLIGSKEGIAHFALAVTDPGDVNLVCSPNYPVYPITTDFAGGETVFIPQLEENGFLPDLDSISPELWERAKSIYVNFPNNPTAAMATPEFFRKLVERARETNTIVLHDAAYTEIYFDENKRPMSILEIPGAKDVAVEFHSLSKTYNMTGWRVGMAVGNPQLIGALGNIKTNVDSGCFQAVQEAAIVAMEKGDAHVAETRKIYRQRRDVMVEALHKAGIECRVPDATIYLWAKVPAGYTSAQFVTKVIEETGVVITPGSGFGAAGEGFFRISLTVPTERLEEAASRISSL from the coding sequence GTGTCCGATTTCAAGCTCGCGCGTCGCGTGGCCGAACTGCCCCCGTACCTCTTTGCCCGCATTGACAAGGTGAAGAAGGAAGTTGCCGCACGAGGCGTGGACATCATCAGCCTCGGCATCGGCGATCCCGATCTGCCGACCCCCGACTTCATCATCGACGCCCTCTGCGAGGCCGCAAGGAAGCCGGTGAATCACCGCTATCCCGATTATGAAGGTCTTGAGTCCTTCCGCTCCTCCGTGGCCGGATGGTACGGCCGCCGCTTCGGCGTGGACCTCGACCCCAAGACCGAGGTCGTGAACCTCATCGGTTCCAAGGAAGGCATCGCCCATTTCGCGCTGGCCGTCACCGATCCCGGCGACGTGAACCTCGTCTGCTCGCCCAACTACCCCGTGTACCCCATCACCACCGATTTTGCGGGTGGCGAGACGGTCTTCATTCCCCAGCTGGAGGAGAACGGCTTCCTGCCCGATCTCGACTCCATCTCGCCGGAACTGTGGGAGCGCGCGAAGTCCATCTACGTGAATTTCCCGAACAACCCCACGGCGGCCATGGCCACGCCCGAGTTCTTCCGCAAGCTGGTGGAACGCGCCCGCGAGACCAACACCATCGTCCTGCACGATGCCGCCTACACGGAAATCTACTTCGACGAGAACAAGCGCCCCATGTCCATCCTTGAGATTCCGGGTGCCAAGGACGTGGCCGTGGAATTCCACTCCCTGTCCAAGACCTACAACATGACCGGCTGGCGTGTCGGCATGGCCGTGGGCAATCCGCAGCTCATCGGCGCGCTTGGCAACATCAAGACCAACGTGGACTCCGGCTGTTTCCAGGCCGTGCAGGAAGCCGCCATCGTCGCCATGGAAAAGGGCGACGCCCACGTGGCCGAAACCCGCAAGATCTACCGCCAGCGCCGCGATGTGATGGTCGAGGCCCTGCACAAGGCGGGCATTGAATGCCGCGTGCCGGACGCCACCATCTACCTGTGGGCCAAGGTTCCGGCCGGTTACACCTCCGCGCAGTTCGTGACCAAGGTCATCGAGGAGACGGGCGTGGTCATCACCCCCGGCAGCGGTTTCGGCGCGGCAGGCGAAGGCTTCTTCCGCATTTCGCTGACTGTGCCCACCGAAAGGCTTGAGGAGGCGGCATCACGCATCTCCAGCCTCTAA
- the folK gene encoding 2-amino-4-hydroxy-6-hydroxymethyldihydropteridine diphosphokinase: MPAYVCLGSNLGDTEGNLAHAIERLGEVPGLTVDAVSAVYFTEPQDVKNQPWFANRVARVLCEGKISPQGLLDELLRVEAELGRVRGEGVVRFGPRVIDLDLLLYGDAVMETETLTLPHPRMRQRAFVLVPLADVAPDLRFPDGDTLRDALARLSYRVDNFRIWQD, from the coding sequence ATTCCGGCTTACGTCTGCCTCGGCTCGAACCTTGGCGACACGGAAGGGAATCTCGCCCACGCCATCGAGCGACTGGGCGAGGTTCCCGGTTTGACTGTGGACGCGGTCTCCGCCGTCTATTTCACCGAGCCGCAGGACGTGAAGAATCAGCCGTGGTTTGCCAACCGCGTTGCCCGCGTGCTATGCGAGGGCAAGATTTCGCCGCAGGGGCTTCTGGACGAGCTCCTCCGCGTGGAGGCCGAACTCGGCCGCGTGCGCGGGGAGGGCGTGGTCCGTTTCGGCCCGCGCGTCATCGACCTTGATCTGCTCCTTTACGGCGATGCGGTCATGGAAACCGAAACCCTGACGCTGCCGCATCCGCGCATGCGCCAACGCGCCTTCGTGCTGGTGCCGCTGGCGGATGTGGCCCCCGATCTGCGATTTCCCGATGGAGACACGCTACGCGACGCGCTCGCACGGCTGTCGTACAGGGTCGACAACTTCAGAATCTGGCAGGATTAG
- a CDS encoding transcriptional regulator, protein MLKIIVPIVCAFLLFKMLKGDQKKKVAKENKDMERMAETGETVKDPVCGAYVPHDASIRVKDADGVHCFCSYECRDAYLRRLESVDVTNE, encoded by the coding sequence ATGCTCAAGATCATCGTGCCCATCGTCTGCGCATTCCTGCTGTTCAAGATGCTCAAGGGCGACCAGAAGAAGAAAGTCGCCAAGGAAAACAAGGACATGGAGCGCATGGCCGAGACCGGCGAGACCGTGAAGGACCCGGTGTGCGGCGCGTATGTTCCGCATGATGCGAGCATCCGGGTGAAGGACGCCGACGGCGTGCATTGCTTCTGTAGCTACGAGTGCCGCGACGCCTACCTGCGCAGGCTCGAATCCGTCGACGTCACGAACGAATAA